In Zingiber officinale cultivar Zhangliang chromosome 3B, Zo_v1.1, whole genome shotgun sequence, a single window of DNA contains:
- the LOC122056382 gene encoding leucine-rich repeat receptor protein kinase HPCA1-like — MEGFCLLLMCFACLRLSFCATDSQDVSALKSLASQWRNTPPSWSKSNDPCGDAWEGVLCSASRVTGLRLFSMGIEGTLSSDIQRLTELEELDLSFNLNLGGPLPPSIGNLTKLKTLRLIGCKFSDQIPDEIGNLLNVTVLSLNSNKFSGEIPASLGRLFNLNWFDLADNQLSGHLPDSTSHSWGLDQLLNTSHFHLNKNQLSGSIPNNFFSLDMKAIHILLDHNNFSGPIPDSIGFVQSLEVLRLDSNFLYGTIPSGISNLTSLNVLNLANNKLSGMLPDLTGMTALNYLDLSNNSFSQSVAPLWFSDLLNLTTLNIESGNLQGDVPQTIFSFPGLQQVKLDDNEFTGDLNMGNNISRELKVVNFENNKLRSVTLSSNYNNSIILVGNPVCNNVLLQGTSYCNLQQDSTTSFSSVDCSNPYEGSIICRAPSFSDISNNLQPMWNVVVDNLNGTPVAYSLGSYFFDGNAYLQVQLKICSKNKRDFTRSQILQWFDLNSQSLLLPEMYGPCHFNPSPYVFQKKANRSLVIALVAGSVAAALIIAGLGTYAYWQKKRAKKANNLNNPFASWGSAGDDAGDAPQLKLARCFSLDEIKRFTNNFSTDNEIGSGGYGKVYKGNLSDGQIVAIKRSQKGSKQGGLEFKTEIEMLSRVHHKNLVELVGFCFEKGERMLVYEYISNGTLSDNLSGSNDLKLDWKRRLNIALGSARGLAYLHDLAKPPIIHRDVKSSNILLDDNLTAKVADFGLSMLLLDSDRGHVSTTVKGTLGYLDPEYFMTQQLTAKSDVYSFGVVMLELISSRMPIAKGKYIVREVRTLLDKSEKELYGLKDIIDPALVEDGCLIGFWRFVELALQCVEDSSDDRPTMNDIIKEIENILKDDELKEKSNSAYPSATFVEHANGAPIQVYDEMLLSREVNTRSDTTRSDRYMYSE; from the exons TTTCTGCTCTCAAATCTCTGGCTAGCCAATGGAGGAACACACCTCCAAGCTGGAGCAAATCCAATGATCCTTGTGGTGATGCCTGGGAAGGTGTGCTCTGCTCGGCTTCGAGGGTAACCGGCCT GAGGCTATTCAGCATGGGCATTGAAGGAACTTTGAGCAGTGACATACAAAGGCTGACAGAGTTGGAAGAATT AGATCTTTCATTTAACCTAAATCTTGGCGGTCCACTTCCTCCGAGCATTGGGAACTTGACGAAGCTTAAAACTTT GAGATTGATTGGTTGCAAGTTCAGTGATCAGATCCCTGATGAAATAGGCAACCTACTTAACGTCACTGTGTT ATCACTAAACTCCAACAAATTCAGTGGTGAAATACCTGCTTCTCTTGGTAGACTCTTCAATCTCAACTGGTTCGACCTTGCTGACAATCAATTGTCTGGACATCTCCCAGATTCAACAAGTCATTCTTGGGGATTAGATCAGCTTCTAAATACCTCTCATTT CCATTTGAACAAGAACCAGTTATCAGGATCAATTCCAAATAACTTTTTCAGCCTCGACATGAAAGCTATACATAT ACTTCTGGACCATAACAACTTTTCTGGGCCAATTCCAGACTCCATAGGTTTTGTCCAATCACTTGAAGTCCT CCGTCTCGATAGCAATTTCTTATATGGAACCATTCCTTCTGGGATTAGTAACCTCACATCCCTCAATGTCCT AAACCTAGCGAACAACAAACTATCTGGAATGTTGCCAGACCTAACTGGAATGACCGCCCTCAACTATCT GGATTTAAGTAACAACTCATTCAGTCAATCTGTAGCTCCATTATGGTTCTCAGATCTGCTAAATCTCACAACTCT AAATATAGAATCAGGGAACCTTCAAGGAGATGTGCCGCAAACAATCTTTAGTTTTCCCGGGCTTCAACAAGT GAAGCTTGATGATAATGAATTCACTGGTGATCTCAACATGGGTAACAACATTAGTAGGGAGCTGAAAGTGGTAAACTTTGAGAACAATAAGTTGCGATCAGTTACACTCTCTTCCAACTATAACAATTCTATAAT ACTTGTGGGGAATCCAGTTTGTAATAATGTTCTGCTACAAGGGACATCATATTGTAATCTTCAACAAGACTCAACGACTTCTTTCTCGAGCGTTGATTGCTCAAATCCTTATGAAGGCTCAATTATTTGCAGAGCACCTTCCTTTAGTGACATTAGCAATAATCTTCAACCAATGTGGAATGTAGTGGTCGATAATCTTAATGGCACTCCAGTTGCCTACTCTCTTGGAAGTTATTTCTTTGATGGTAATGCATATCTTCAAGTACAGCTAAAAATTTGCtctaaaaataaaagagactTTACTAGGAGCCAGATACTGCAATGGTTTGATTTGAACAGCCAAAGCCTCTTGCTTCCTGAAATGTATGGGCCATGCCATTTCAATCCTTCGCCGTATGTGTTCCAGAAAAAGG CAAATCGATCTTTAGTCATTGCACTAGTAGCTGGATCTGTTGCTGCAGCATTGATCATCGCGGGGCTCGGAACCTATGCATATTGGCAGAAAAAGAGAGCTAAAAAGGCCAACAATCTGAACAACCCTTTTG CATCATGGGGCTCAGCTGGTGACGATGCAGGAGATGCTCCACAGCTTAAACTAGCAAGATGTTTTTCTCTAGATGAAATTAAAAGGTTCACAAACAATTTCTCGACAGACAATGAAATTGGATCAGGTGGATATGGAAAG GTCTACAAGGGAAACCTTTCAGATGGGCAGATAGTTGCAATCAAGAGATCTCAGAAGGGTTCCAAACAAGGTGGACTTGAATTCAAGACCGAGATCGAGATGTTGTCCAGGGTGCACCACAAGAACCTTGTGGAACTTGTAGGATTCTGCTTTGAAAAGGGCGAAAGGATGCTGGTGTATGAGTACATCTCCAATGGAACTTTATCTGATAACTTGTCTG GAAGTAATGATCTGAAATTGGATTGGAAAAGAAGACTTAATATAGCTTTGGGTTCAGCTAGGGGATTGGCTTATCTACATGATCTCGCTAAACCTCCGATAATCCACAGGGATGTCAAATCGAGCAACATCCTTTTGGATGATAACTTGACTGccaaagttgctgattttggtctCTCAATGTTGTTGTTGGACAGCGATCGAGGCCACGTCTCTACTACCGTTAAGGGAACACTG GGTTACCTTGATCCTGAATACTTCATGACCCAACAATTGACAGCCAAAAGTGATGTTTATAGCTTTGGAGTCGTAATGTTGGAGTTGATCAGTTCTAGGATGCCGATAGCGAAGGGTAAATACATCGTTCGCGAGGTGAGGACACTACTGGACAAGAGTGAGAAAGAACTCTATGGCCTAAAGGACATAATTGATCCAGCTCTTGTTGAAGATGGATGTCTCATTGGCTTCTGGAGGTTTGTGGAATTGGCTTTGCAATGCGTCGAAGACTCATCAGACGATCGTCCAACGATGAACGATATAATAAAGGAGATCGAGAACATACTGAAAGATGATGAACTGAAGGAGAAATCAAATTCAGCATATCCATCTGCCACCTTCGTTGAACATGCAAATGGTGCTCCCATTCAAGTTTACGATGAGATGCTCCTTAGTAGGGAAGTAAACACCAGAAGTGACACCACTCGCAGTGATAGATACATGTACTCAGAGTGA
- the LOC122056381 gene encoding autophagy-related protein 18d-like isoform X1 translates to MSSTISTRNINPPMRIASLEPPQPWLSSATSQMDPTDSDDSDQSELLSVTWNQDYGCFSVGTSNGFRIYNCNTFKETFRRDLKSGGFGIVEMFFRSNILALVGSGSNTQYPPNKVVIWDDHQSRCIGEFTYRSDVRGVKLRRDRIVIVLEHKIYVYDFTDLKLLHQIETLSNPKGLCCLSHHSSTSVLAYPGLHRGDVRVEHFGLKMTKSFSAHDSQISCMTLTLDGLLLATASTKGTLIRIFNTMDGTQLQEVRRGLDRAEIYSIALSPNVQWLVVSSDKGTIHVFSLRVRVAGEDASTQLAYAQAPGIAHQNSSSSLNALVSTNTGTNTNSSLHFMRGVLPKYFSSEWSFAQFHLPEVTRYIAAFGSQNSVMIVGMDGSFCRCSFDLVNGGQMLQKEYVRFLETDSHRLKSTAN, encoded by the exons ATGAGCTCAACAATTTCAACAAGGAACATTAATCCACCAATGAGGATTGCCTCATTGGAACCACCACAGCCATGGCTATCTTCAGCTACTAGTCAAATGGACCCAACTGACAGTGATGATAGTGATCAAAGTGAGCTGCTATCAGTGACTTGGAATCAAGACTATGGATGCTTTTCAGTTGGAACAAGCAATGGTTTCAGGATTTATAACTGCAACACTTTCAAAGAAACCTTTAGGAGAGATTTGAAAAGTGGGGGCTTTGGCATTGTTGAAATGTTTTTTCGTTCCAATATCCTAGCTCTCGTAGGCAGTGGTTCCAATACACAATATCCACCTAACAAAGTAGTGATCTGGGATGATCATCAGAGTCGTTGCATTGGCGAATTTACATATAGATCTGATGTCCGAGGAGTGAAACTAAGACGAGATCGTATTGTCATAGTTCTTGAGCATAAGATTTATGTATATGATTTCACAGACCTGAAGCTACTTCATCAAATAGAGACTCTATCTAATCCTAAAGGACTTTGTTGTCTCTCACATCATTCCAGCACCTCTGTGTTGGCATACCCTGGTTTGCATCGGGGAGATGTCCGAGTTGAACATTTTGGTTTGAAGATGACAAAATCTTTTAGTGCTCATGATTCTCAGATATCTTGTATGACTCTTACCTTGGATGGGCTACTTCTAGCCACTGCAAGCACAAAAGGCACATTGATCAGAATATTTAACACCATGGATGGTACACAACTGCAAGAG GTACGCAGAGGACTAGATAGAGCTGAAATATATAGCATTGCCCTTTCTCCAAATGTACAGTGGCTGGTTGTTTCAAGTGACAAAGGAACTATTCATGTGTTTAGTCTTCGAGTTAGAGTGGCTGGAGAAGATGCTTCCACCCAACTTGCATATGCTCAAGCTCCAGGAATTGCTCATCAGAACTCTTCTAGTAGTCTCAATGCCCTTGTATCTACAAACACTGGAACGAATACCAACTCATCACTGCATTTCATGAGAG GTGTCTTGCCTAAGTATTTCAGTTCTGAATGGTCTTTTGCTCAGTTTCACTTGCCAGAGGTTACTCGTTATATTGCTGCATTTGGATCACAAAACTCAGTTATGATTGTTGGCATGGATGGCAG CTTCTGTAGGTGCAGCTTCGACTTAGTGAATGGTGGCCAGATGTTACAGAAGGAATACGTGCGGTTTTTGGAAACTGATTCCCACCGGCTAAAGTCAACAGCAAACTGA
- the LOC122056381 gene encoding autophagy-related protein 18d-like isoform X2, whose amino-acid sequence MSSTISTRNINPPMRIASLEPPQPWLSSATSQMDPTDSDDSDQSELLSVTWNQDYGCFSVGTSNGFRIYNCNTFKETFRRDLKSGGFGIVEMFFRSNILALVGSGSNTQYPPNKVVIWDDHQSRCIGEFTYRSDVRGVKLRRDRIVIVLEHKIYVYDFTDLKLLHQIETLSNPKGLCCLSHHSSTSVLAYPGLHRGDVRVEHFGLKMTKSFSAHDSQISCMTLTLDGLLLATASTKGTLIRIFNTMDGTQLQEVRRGLDRAEIYSIALSPNVQWLVVSSDKGTIHVFSLRVRVAGEDASTQLAYAQAPGIAHQNSSSSLNALVSTNTGTNTNSSLHFMRGTNQATLY is encoded by the exons ATGAGCTCAACAATTTCAACAAGGAACATTAATCCACCAATGAGGATTGCCTCATTGGAACCACCACAGCCATGGCTATCTTCAGCTACTAGTCAAATGGACCCAACTGACAGTGATGATAGTGATCAAAGTGAGCTGCTATCAGTGACTTGGAATCAAGACTATGGATGCTTTTCAGTTGGAACAAGCAATGGTTTCAGGATTTATAACTGCAACACTTTCAAAGAAACCTTTAGGAGAGATTTGAAAAGTGGGGGCTTTGGCATTGTTGAAATGTTTTTTCGTTCCAATATCCTAGCTCTCGTAGGCAGTGGTTCCAATACACAATATCCACCTAACAAAGTAGTGATCTGGGATGATCATCAGAGTCGTTGCATTGGCGAATTTACATATAGATCTGATGTCCGAGGAGTGAAACTAAGACGAGATCGTATTGTCATAGTTCTTGAGCATAAGATTTATGTATATGATTTCACAGACCTGAAGCTACTTCATCAAATAGAGACTCTATCTAATCCTAAAGGACTTTGTTGTCTCTCACATCATTCCAGCACCTCTGTGTTGGCATACCCTGGTTTGCATCGGGGAGATGTCCGAGTTGAACATTTTGGTTTGAAGATGACAAAATCTTTTAGTGCTCATGATTCTCAGATATCTTGTATGACTCTTACCTTGGATGGGCTACTTCTAGCCACTGCAAGCACAAAAGGCACATTGATCAGAATATTTAACACCATGGATGGTACACAACTGCAAGAG GTACGCAGAGGACTAGATAGAGCTGAAATATATAGCATTGCCCTTTCTCCAAATGTACAGTGGCTGGTTGTTTCAAGTGACAAAGGAACTATTCATGTGTTTAGTCTTCGAGTTAGAGTGGCTGGAGAAGATGCTTCCACCCAACTTGCATATGCTCAAGCTCCAGGAATTGCTCATCAGAACTCTTCTAGTAGTCTCAATGCCCTTGTATCTACAAACACTGGAACGAATACCAACTCATCACTGCATTTCATGAGAG GTACTAATCAGGCTACCTTGTACTAA